Proteins from a genomic interval of Undibacterium parvum:
- a CDS encoding ShlB/FhaC/HecB family hemolysin secretion/activation protein yields the protein MKSTFFCTLLALAMLPVQAQEKPAAALVKSADNLPIFNIFEYKIDGNSRLTDQQVERAVLPYMGEQKTLAEVESARASLERAYHDAGYLTVLVSIPEQNVDTGVVELLVLEATVERLRVKGSEYHTLTGIKAAVPELAEGNVPNFTQMQLELAAVNRSADLKATPVLRAGKAPGTVEVQLDVEDQLPLHGNLDLSNRQSPNTSAMRLAASLRYDNLWQRAHSLGVTAQTSPQKPDEVRVLASTYVAPVSDDGAALTAYWVHSRSTLTTLANAPGLGVLGNSDILGLRYALPSKSLNDYAYTLAAGTDYKNVKQSVAVHGAGAVTTPITYMPLVATYTGSWLSDNHPTTLDATATVGLRGVFGNTDQEFSAKRAGASANYIALRSGVLHVEKFGGWSLSSKAEVQFASGPLVSNEQYTGGGADNVRGYLEGELAGDEALRLSFELRTPSYKPAGETSVWSLTGLSFFDAVRLRTLDVLPPQSSIKQLRGVGMGLRLLAPRGFALELDWAHALNDADVTKAGSNRLHARLLWEY from the coding sequence GTGAAATCTACTTTTTTTTGTACGCTGCTGGCGCTTGCCATGCTGCCGGTTCAGGCGCAAGAAAAGCCTGCTGCGGCGCTGGTGAAAAGTGCAGATAATCTGCCAATTTTCAATATTTTTGAATACAAGATAGATGGCAATAGCCGCCTCACGGATCAGCAAGTAGAACGTGCGGTGCTGCCGTATATGGGCGAGCAAAAAACCTTGGCGGAAGTTGAGTCTGCCCGCGCATCCTTGGAGCGCGCCTATCACGATGCTGGTTATTTGACGGTCCTAGTGTCTATCCCTGAGCAGAATGTCGATACCGGTGTGGTTGAGCTACTTGTGCTCGAGGCTACCGTGGAACGCCTGCGTGTTAAGGGCTCTGAATATCATACGCTGACAGGGATTAAGGCGGCCGTGCCAGAATTGGCAGAAGGCAATGTACCGAATTTTACGCAGATGCAGCTAGAGTTAGCTGCGGTGAATCGTAGCGCCGATTTAAAAGCCACACCAGTGCTGCGGGCCGGTAAAGCACCTGGCACGGTCGAGGTGCAATTAGATGTAGAGGATCAATTACCTTTGCATGGCAATCTCGATTTAAGTAATCGCCAATCACCGAATACCAGCGCGATGCGTCTGGCTGCTTCGCTGCGTTACGATAATCTGTGGCAACGTGCGCATAGTCTGGGTGTGACAGCGCAGACTTCGCCGCAAAAACCGGATGAAGTGCGGGTACTGGCAAGCACCTATGTTGCGCCTGTCAGTGACGATGGTGCTGCGCTCACTGCGTATTGGGTGCATTCGCGCAGTACCCTGACCACGCTGGCAAACGCACCTGGGCTGGGTGTGCTGGGTAATTCAGATATCTTAGGGCTGCGTTACGCCTTGCCCTCTAAAAGCTTAAATGATTACGCCTATACCTTGGCGGCCGGTACCGATTATAAAAACGTCAAACAGTCGGTGGCGGTGCATGGCGCGGGAGCAGTCACTACCCCGATTACCTATATGCCCCTGGTCGCCACCTATACTGGTAGCTGGCTCAGTGATAATCATCCCACCACTTTAGATGCCACCGCCACGGTGGGCTTACGTGGGGTGTTCGGCAACACCGATCAAGAATTTTCTGCCAAGCGCGCCGGTGCGTCAGCCAATTACATCGCCCTGCGTAGTGGCGTATTGCATGTGGAGAAATTTGGCGGCTGGTCGCTGTCCAGCAAGGCCGAAGTGCAGTTTGCCTCTGGCCCCTTGGTGAGTAATGAGCAATACACCGGTGGTGGTGCCGACAATGTACGTGGCTATCTGGAGGGCGAGTTAGCTGGTGATGAGGCGCTCAGACTGTCGTTTGAATTGCGTACCCCATCGTATAAACCAGCAGGCGAAACCTCAGTATGGAGTTTGACTGGTCTGAGTTTTTTTGATGCTGTGCGTTTGCGCACCCTTGATGTCTTGCCACCGCAGAGCAGCATTAAACAATTGCGTGGCGTGGGCATGGGCCTGCGTTTGCTGGCGCCGCGTGGCTTTGCGCTGGAGCTAGATTGGGCGCATGCCTTAAACGATGCGGATGTTACCAAGGCGGGCAGTAATCGCCTGCATGCACGTTTGCTCTGGGAGTATTGA
- a CDS encoding PEP-CTERM sorting domain-containing protein, whose translation MKFQLKTLVAAVALIGATGSAFAAVPNVDAATGSALLFYVFDDVTKSSYVQDLGKTYASFLPASATADQTFGISSHTASWNAYLASVSGNLGHSTWGVFAGNSVAANNGGKGFLTTMRDGDSSAAQTSSSAQSSVAGFFKTWIAAVNTQNTNSGTSLSDGYFTDIQGTNSQNIVNGVAHDGGAKLKFKTDNFVGTDSVFHRLALGTTVTDTSYANVNGVSKFSFDGNNLKYTVAVAAIPEPSSYAMMLAGLMLVAGVARRRHLNK comes from the coding sequence ATGAAATTTCAATTAAAAACCCTGGTTGCTGCAGTTGCCCTGATCGGCGCTACTGGCTCTGCTTTCGCTGCTGTTCCTAATGTTGATGCTGCGACTGGTAGTGCATTGTTGTTCTACGTGTTTGATGACGTTACTAAATCTTCTTATGTCCAAGATTTAGGTAAAACTTATGCATCATTCTTGCCTGCTTCCGCAACTGCTGATCAAACTTTTGGTATCAGTAGCCACACAGCATCATGGAATGCTTACCTGGCTTCAGTCTCTGGCAATCTAGGTCATTCGACTTGGGGTGTCTTCGCAGGTAATAGTGTCGCTGCAAATAATGGCGGTAAGGGTTTTTTGACGACGATGCGTGATGGCGATAGTTCTGCTGCTCAAACGTCCTCTTCCGCTCAAAGTTCTGTTGCAGGATTTTTTAAAACTTGGATAGCTGCCGTGAATACTCAAAATACAAACTCTGGCACATCGTTATCCGATGGTTACTTTACTGATATCCAAGGTACAAACTCGCAGAATATCGTTAATGGTGTCGCTCATGACGGCGGCGCGAAGTTAAAGTTTAAAACTGATAATTTTGTGGGTACTGATTCAGTATTCCATCGTTTAGCGTTGGGTACTACAGTAACAGACACTAGCTATGCGAACGTCAATGGCGTTTCGAAATTCAGCTTTGATGGCAATAACCTGAAATACACAGTCGCAGTAGCGGCTATCCCTGAGCCTAGCAGCTACGCCATGATGTTGGCTGGCTTGATGCTGGTCGCCGGTGTTGCACGTCGTCGTCACTTAAACAAGTAA